The Hemicordylus capensis ecotype Gifberg chromosome 6, rHemCap1.1.pri, whole genome shotgun sequence genome window below encodes:
- the LOC128331962 gene encoding olfactory receptor 11G2-like: MELANGTIVQEFILLGFGEGQQKRFLLLVFLTLLYVLTLTENITIISLVHLDDHLAQLPMYILLSNFSWLEICYVTTTVPRMLFDLAYSHTTISFHACFLQFYIFFSLSGTECFFLSSMALDRYLAICHPLRYPQLMSQEACYALVAGSWVLGFLWHIMSVTLISKLSFCGPNVIEHLLCDPGPILSLACPPLGIAPIVCQISMNTVVLGNFCFVVLSYGIVICTLIKKSSQGGRRKAFSTISFHLVVVTLFYGSMAGVYLTPDGESLSDITKAATLFYTAVTPFLNPLIYCLRNDQVKKAMGRSWKRKIGRQKRKETVNKSEDRSKKNKTNTQLCCQS, translated from the coding sequence ATGGAGCTAGCCAATGGGACCATAGTCCAGGAGTTCATTTTGCTGGGCTTTGGAGAGGGACAGCAGAAGCGGTTCCTGCTCCTCGTCTTTCTCACTCTCCTCTATGTCCTCACTTTGACCGAGAACATCACTATTATTTCACTGGTGCATTTAGATGACCATTTGGCCCAGCTGCCCATGTACATCCTGCTGAGCAACTTCTCCTGGCTAGAGATATGTTATGTGACCACCACTGTGCCACGGATGCTCTTCGACCTGGCATACTCCCATACAACTATCTCTTTCCATGCCTGCTTCCTCCAGTTCTACATCTTCTTCTCTCTCAGCGGCACTGAATGTTTCTTCCTCTCATCAATGGCTTTAGATCGATACTTGGCCATCTGCCACCCACTGCGCTATCCACAACTGATGTCCCAAGAGGCCTGCTATGCTCTCGTGGCTGGTTCTTGGGTCCTTGGCTTCCTGTGGCACATTATGTCTGTGACTTTGATCTCCAAGTTGTCCTTCTGTGGACCCAATGTCATTGAGCACCTGTTGTGCGATCCTGGACCAATTTTGTCACTAGCTTGCCCTCCTCTTGGAATTGCTCCCATTGTCTGTCAGATTTCTATGAATACTGTAGTACTTGGCAATTTCTGTTTTGTTGTGCTATCCTATGGTATTGTGATTTGCACCCTGATTAAAAAATCTAGCCAAGGTGGTCGTAGGAAAGCCTTTTCCACCATATCTTTCCACCTAGTGGTGGTCACACTTTTCTACGGCTCCATGGCTGGGGTTTATTTAACTCCAGATGGAGAAAGTCTGTCCGATATTACTAAGGCAGCAACGCTCTTCTacactgctgttactccctttcTGAACCCTTTGATCTACTGTCTGAGGAATGATCAGGTGAAGAAGGCAATGGGCAGGTCGtggaaaagaaaaataggaaggcAAAAGAGAAAGGAGACTGTAAATAAATCAGAGGACAGAagtaagaaaaataaaacaaacacccaACTGTGCTGTCAGAGTTAG